A genome region from Dendrosporobacter quercicolus includes the following:
- the flhF gene encoding flagellar biosynthesis protein FlhF, giving the protein MKVKVFTSATMQDAMNQVKQELGRDAVILQTRRFKKGGFLGWWGKEMVEVMAATDSAPAATGRKPAPPVDYVQPPPPVENSPKPSALQFELAGMRKMLEQVLHKMPQTGSRNGPLLDLLMKNDVELAVAESLLSDIGDSVDLTDPLTAQGVLRERIVEFFKRVEGINVPAAGSKAVAFIGPTGVGKTTTIAKLAAHFSIIKGYKVAMVAADTYRISAVEQLKTYSDIIGVPIDIVYSPAELKAVLAKNQDKQLILIDTTGRSPRNHYQIAELKAFLEVAPDIETHLVLSTTTKYKDALDIATKFSVCSPQKFLFTKVDEASNVGTMINLLHQFPATLSYITNGQAVPDDIELADPRKLAELILRD; this is encoded by the coding sequence ATGAAGGTTAAAGTATTTACATCAGCAACGATGCAGGATGCAATGAATCAGGTGAAACAGGAGCTGGGCCGGGATGCTGTTATCTTACAGACCCGCCGTTTTAAAAAAGGCGGCTTTTTGGGCTGGTGGGGCAAGGAGATGGTTGAGGTAATGGCGGCGACAGATTCTGCTCCGGCTGCCACCGGCAGGAAACCGGCGCCGCCGGTTGACTATGTTCAACCCCCGCCGCCGGTTGAGAATAGTCCGAAGCCTTCAGCCCTGCAATTTGAATTGGCCGGTATGCGTAAAATGCTGGAGCAGGTCTTGCATAAAATGCCCCAGACCGGCAGCAGGAATGGACCGCTCCTTGATTTACTGATGAAAAATGATGTGGAATTGGCTGTTGCTGAGAGTTTGCTTAGCGATATTGGCGATTCCGTTGATTTGACCGATCCTTTGACTGCCCAAGGCGTATTGAGGGAACGTATTGTTGAGTTTTTTAAGCGGGTTGAAGGCATCAATGTTCCGGCAGCCGGCAGCAAAGCCGTAGCTTTTATTGGTCCCACCGGAGTGGGCAAGACAACGACCATTGCCAAGCTGGCGGCGCATTTTTCGATTATCAAGGGGTATAAGGTGGCAATGGTGGCTGCCGACACTTATCGTATTTCGGCGGTTGAGCAATTAAAAACCTACTCCGACATCATCGGTGTCCCCATTGATATTGTCTATAGTCCGGCTGAATTAAAAGCCGTTTTAGCGAAAAACCAGGATAAGCAGTTGATTTTAATTGATACAACGGGGCGCAGCCCGCGTAACCATTACCAGATTGCCGAACTCAAAGCGTTTTTGGAAGTTGCCCCGGATATAGAAACCCATTTGGTTTTAAGCACAACAACAAAATATAAAGATGCTTTGGATATTGCAACCAAGTTTTCCGTTTGTTCGCCGCAAAAGTTTTTATTTACCAAGGTAGATGAAGCCAGCAATGTCGGAACCATGATTAACCTGCTGCATCAGTTTCCGGCGACCCTTTCTTATATTACCAATGGTCAGGCCGTACCGGATGATATTGAACTGGCCGACCCGCGAAAACTGGCCGAGCTGATTTTGAGGGATTGA
- a CDS encoding response regulator, with protein MGIKVMVVDDAAFMRMMIKDILTKNGYEVVGEAENGLKALEKYQELKPDLTTMDITMPEMDGISAVKEIKKIDPGATIIMCSAMGQQAMVIEAIQSGARDFIVKPFQPDRVLEAVRKAVG; from the coding sequence ATGGGTATTAAAGTAATGGTTGTTGATGATGCGGCATTTATGAGGATGATGATTAAGGATATTTTAACCAAAAATGGTTATGAGGTTGTGGGGGAAGCGGAAAATGGTCTGAAGGCTTTGGAAAAATACCAGGAGCTAAAGCCGGACCTGACCACAATGGATATTACGATGCCGGAGATGGATGGGATCAGCGCAGTTAAGGAAATTAAGAAGATTGATCCCGGCGCCACAATCATTATGTGCAGCGCGATGGGCCAGCAGGCGATGGTAATTGAAGCAATTCAGTCCGGCGCCCGGGACTTTATTGTCAAGCCGTTTCAGCCGGACAGGGTGTTAGAAGCCGTACGCAAAGCAGTCGGATAA
- the fliQ gene encoding flagellar biosynthesis protein FliQ, whose protein sequence is MSGDFAIQMGREALLMVMIVAAPMLGLGLLVGLLVSIFQATTQIQEQTLAFIPKIIAVFVAILVFGPWILSLLVDYTRAIFLSLPQMVR, encoded by the coding sequence ATGTCTGGTGATTTTGCAATTCAGATGGGGCGGGAGGCATTACTGATGGTAATGATTGTGGCCGCACCGATGCTGGGGCTGGGTTTGCTGGTTGGGCTGCTGGTGAGTATTTTTCAGGCTACCACGCAAATTCAGGAGCAAACGCTGGCCTTTATCCCGAAAATCATTGCCGTATTTGTTGCTATCTTGGTTTTTGGTCCGTGGATACTTAGCTTGCTGGTTGACTATACCCGGGCGATTTTTCTTAGTCTGCCTCAAATGGTTAGATAG
- the fliM gene encoding flagellar motor switch protein FliM, with amino-acid sequence MSGSDVMSQNEIDDLLSALSTGVVSAEEMRVEQKQRKIKVYDFKRPDKFSKDQIRTLYMLHENFARLLNTYLSAHLRALVHINVASVDQLTYEEFIRSLPNPSVIGIFNMRPLKGNVILELNPNIIFSVIDRLFGGPGLPPAKPRSLTDIEEAIVRRVMNKALEAFQEAWKQVVTIEPRLEAIETNPQFTQIVPPNDMVVIVTLQTKIGQVEGLINICIPYLVLEPIMSKLTTTFWVASSVSKQEHPEHMQALQRKLSRTLIPMTVELGQITVMVQELLELAVGDVLQLETKVEDDLSVIIGHKEKFRCKPGISGKKVAVQISQVVMEGDDSDE; translated from the coding sequence TTGTCAGGGTCTGATGTAATGTCGCAAAACGAGATCGATGATTTATTGTCAGCGTTGTCGACGGGTGTTGTTTCGGCCGAAGAAATGCGGGTAGAGCAAAAACAACGCAAAATAAAAGTATATGATTTTAAACGCCCTGATAAGTTTTCTAAAGACCAAATTCGCACCCTCTATATGCTGCATGAGAATTTTGCTCGCCTGTTGAACACTTACCTCTCAGCACATTTAAGGGCGCTGGTTCATATCAATGTCGCCTCGGTTGATCAGTTGACGTACGAGGAATTTATCCGCTCGTTGCCTAATCCCAGCGTTATCGGTATATTTAATATGCGGCCGCTGAAAGGAAATGTAATATTAGAGTTAAACCCCAATATTATATTTTCCGTCATTGACCGTCTGTTTGGCGGGCCTGGTTTGCCGCCGGCCAAGCCAAGATCGCTCACCGATATTGAAGAGGCAATCGTAAGGCGGGTAATGAACAAGGCTTTGGAGGCTTTTCAGGAAGCGTGGAAGCAGGTAGTAACGATAGAGCCGCGCCTGGAGGCGATTGAAACCAATCCGCAGTTTACGCAGATTGTTCCACCGAACGATATGGTGGTCATTGTTACTTTGCAAACCAAAATTGGTCAGGTAGAAGGCTTAATCAATATTTGCATCCCTTACCTGGTCTTAGAACCAATCATGTCAAAGCTAACCACAACTTTTTGGGTGGCTTCATCAGTGTCTAAACAAGAGCACCCGGAGCATATGCAGGCTTTGCAGCGCAAATTGTCAAGAACACTCATTCCGATGACGGTAGAGCTTGGCCAAATTACGGTCATGGTACAGGAGTTGCTGGAATTGGCGGTTGGTGATGTTTTGCAGCTGGAAACAAAGGTAGAAGATGATCTCAGTGTAATCATCGGTCATAAAGAAAAATTTCGTTGCAAGCCCGGTATTTCCGGCAAAAAAGTGGCAGTGCAAATATCACAGGTAGTGATGGAGGGAGATGACAGTGATGAGTGA
- the fliO gene encoding flagellar biosynthetic protein FliO — protein sequence MVSNSLRIFCTFLLLTFVLTFPLSGVAQQAEGGYLNYQEPPAPSETSSWVSTLAYVLSLIATFAAVLGFAYFTSRLLGQKLGNLSTGPSSKILTTLPLGNNRGVYVVEVAGKFLVLGVTDHGITLLQEIVDEAEIERIRRQKTDNPQQEEFQHIFQKQLASLQQLSQKIPAVFEQKGRNKQDDGQEKG from the coding sequence ATGGTGAGTAACAGCCTTAGGATATTTTGCACTTTTTTACTGTTGACATTCGTGCTGACTTTTCCCCTTAGCGGAGTGGCGCAGCAGGCTGAGGGCGGTTATTTAAATTATCAGGAACCGCCGGCGCCATCCGAGACCTCGTCCTGGGTGTCAACTCTGGCTTATGTTTTATCGCTTATCGCGACATTTGCCGCTGTGTTGGGCTTTGCTTATTTTACTTCACGGTTGCTAGGCCAAAAGCTGGGCAATTTATCGACTGGCCCGTCAAGCAAAATTCTAACAACCTTGCCGCTGGGCAATAACCGCGGCGTATATGTAGTTGAAGTTGCCGGTAAGTTTTTAGTGCTTGGCGTAACCGACCATGGGATCACTTTATTGCAGGAAATCGTGGATGAGGCTGAAATTGAAAGAATCCGGCGGCAGAAAACCGACAATCCGCAGCAGGAAGAGTTTCAGCATATTTTTCAGAAACAACTCGCTTCACTGCAGCAGCTATCGCAAAAAATCCCGGCCGTATTTGAGCAAAAAGGTCGCAATAAGCAAGATGATGGTCAGGAGAAGGGGTAA
- the fliR gene encoding flagellar biosynthetic protein FliR codes for MDLFTAIQTSFGFFLLVLVRVSGIFIMAPIFGSRNIPAQVKAGVALTFTVVLFPLIFQSGIQLPEQLFPYVSLLISELFVGWVIGFVCSLLFSAVQMAGQVVDTQIGFGMVNIMDPQSGQQVPLIGNFKYILALLVFLITNSHHLLLAALFNSFQMIPVTGVVFHGVLTELIVDMVWGIFAIALKISFPVSISLLLTDIALGILARTMPQMNIFVVGMPLKIIVGIFILSLVMPFYILFLEVAFNGMFNDIYRILENLK; via the coding sequence TTGGATTTATTTACAGCCATACAAACTTCATTTGGCTTTTTTTTACTGGTTTTGGTTAGAGTAAGCGGCATTTTCATTATGGCGCCAATTTTCGGCAGCCGTAATATTCCTGCACAGGTTAAGGCCGGTGTGGCTTTGACGTTTACCGTGGTGTTATTTCCTTTAATTTTTCAGTCCGGTATTCAGTTGCCGGAGCAGCTTTTTCCTTATGTTTCGCTGTTAATCAGTGAATTATTTGTAGGCTGGGTGATTGGTTTTGTTTGTTCACTGCTGTTTTCGGCCGTACAAATGGCCGGTCAGGTAGTCGATACGCAGATTGGATTTGGGATGGTTAATATCATGGACCCCCAGTCGGGACAACAAGTTCCCCTGATCGGGAATTTTAAATACATACTGGCTCTGCTTGTTTTTCTTATTACCAACAGCCATCATTTGCTATTGGCGGCGTTGTTCAATAGTTTTCAGATGATTCCTGTTACCGGAGTTGTGTTTCATGGCGTACTAACCGAACTCATTGTAGATATGGTGTGGGGAATTTTCGCCATTGCGCTCAAAATTAGTTTTCCTGTTTCAATTTCATTATTGCTTACCGACATTGCGCTGGGTATTTTGGCCCGCACCATGCCGCAAATGAATATTTTTGTTGTCGGCATGCCGCTTAAAATCATTGTCGGCATTTTTATTCTATCCCTGGTAATGCCGTTTTATATTTTATTTTTGGAAGTGGCGTTTAATGGCATGTTCAATGACATCTACCGGATTCTGGAAAATCTTAAGTAA
- the fliY gene encoding flagellar motor switch phosphatase FliY: MSDGFLSQDEIDALLRGEPDASSPAAQDISDLEKDTLGEIGNISMGSAATTLSVLLGRRVSITTPRVSVDTLKEIQNKYPLPYLVIEVGYTHGILGTNLLAMREQDALIIADLMMGGDGSNPPTQLNEMYMSAVGEAMNQMMGSVATSMSTVFKKKVDISPPNVSLVDFATDSSITNAVPPEEAIVKVAFRMEVEELIDSEIMQILPIHVSKDMVDSLMTAVQEPAAAPAAPKAPASAGPQSNTAHAQQAAAVPAAKKVAPDVAVQPVQFAPLSPAAIPVADTNINLIMDVPLQVTVELGRTRKLIREILELAPGSVVELDKLAGEAVDILVNGKLIAKGEVVVIDENFGVRITDIVSPLERAGTLQ; encoded by the coding sequence ATGAGTGACGGGTTTCTGTCTCAGGATGAAATAGATGCTTTGCTGCGTGGTGAGCCTGACGCCAGTTCTCCGGCTGCGCAGGATATTTCGGATTTGGAAAAGGATACGCTGGGCGAAATCGGCAATATTTCAATGGGCAGTGCGGCTACTACCCTTTCCGTGTTGTTGGGCCGCAGAGTATCGATTACCACGCCGCGGGTATCGGTTGACACCTTAAAAGAAATTCAAAACAAATACCCTTTACCGTATTTGGTCATAGAAGTGGGCTATACCCATGGGATTTTGGGTACCAATCTGCTGGCGATGAGAGAGCAGGACGCCTTGATTATTGCTGATTTGATGATGGGCGGCGATGGGTCAAATCCGCCAACCCAGCTGAATGAAATGTATATGAGCGCCGTTGGGGAAGCCATGAATCAGATGATGGGATCTGTGGCCACATCAATGTCCACGGTATTTAAGAAAAAGGTTGATATTTCGCCGCCGAACGTCAGTTTAGTGGATTTTGCCACCGACAGTTCGATCACCAATGCCGTTCCGCCTGAGGAGGCTATCGTCAAAGTGGCCTTCAGAATGGAGGTTGAAGAATTAATTGACAGCGAAATTATGCAGATTCTGCCCATCCATGTGTCCAAAGATATGGTCGATAGCCTAATGACGGCGGTACAGGAACCGGCGGCCGCTCCGGCAGCGCCCAAAGCGCCGGCCAGTGCAGGGCCTCAGTCCAATACCGCCCATGCTCAACAGGCCGCCGCCGTACCTGCAGCCAAGAAGGTTGCCCCTGATGTTGCCGTACAGCCGGTGCAATTTGCGCCATTGTCACCAGCCGCAATTCCGGTTGCCGATACCAATATTAATCTGATTATGGATGTGCCGCTGCAGGTTACGGTGGAGCTTGGCCGGACCAGGAAACTCATCCGTGAAATTCTGGAACTTGCCCCGGGGTCGGTCGTTGAGCTGGATAAGCTTGCCGGTGAGGCGGTCGATATTTTGGTCAATGGCAAGCTGATTGCAAAAGGCGAAGTGGTGGTCATTGATGAAAACTTTGGGGTGAGAATTACAGACATTGTCAGCCCATTGGAACGGGCTGGTACTCTACAGTAA
- the fliP gene encoding flagellar type III secretion system pore protein FliP (The bacterial flagellar biogenesis protein FliP forms a type III secretion system (T3SS)-type pore required for flagellar assembly.), whose product MLIALISVLLDPATILAAPLVPVPNINIGVEAANNPQDVALSLQILLTLTILTLAPSIIIMMTSFIRIVVVLSFLRGALATQQMPPNQVLIGLSLFLTFFVMSPYLEQVNAQGLQPYFNGAISQETAITESLKPIREFMFKQTRENDLALFVNLSDGQRPNSPEDVPTTTLIPAFIISELKTAFQIGFMIYIPFIIIDMVVASTLMSMGMMMVPPVMISLPFKLLLFILVDGWHLIIKALIDSFR is encoded by the coding sequence ATGCTGATCGCATTGATCAGCGTACTATTGGATCCAGCGACAATATTGGCTGCTCCGCTGGTTCCCGTACCCAATATTAATATTGGCGTGGAAGCCGCTAATAATCCGCAGGATGTCGCGTTAAGCCTGCAAATTTTACTGACTTTGACCATACTTACCCTGGCTCCGTCAATTATTATCATGATGACTTCGTTTATCCGGATTGTGGTTGTATTGTCTTTTTTGCGCGGTGCCCTGGCTACCCAGCAAATGCCGCCCAATCAGGTGCTTATCGGGTTATCTTTATTTTTAACCTTTTTTGTGATGTCTCCTTATCTGGAACAGGTCAATGCGCAGGGCCTGCAGCCGTACTTTAACGGCGCCATCAGCCAGGAAACTGCAATAACGGAGAGTTTGAAGCCTATTCGCGAGTTTATGTTTAAACAGACCAGGGAAAATGATCTGGCTTTGTTTGTCAATCTGTCGGACGGGCAACGGCCGAATTCTCCTGAAGATGTGCCGACAACTACGTTGATTCCGGCTTTTATTATTAGCGAATTAAAAACTGCATTTCAAATTGGATTTATGATTTATATACCGTTTATTATTATTGATATGGTTGTCGCAAGTACACTGATGTCAATGGGGATGATGATGGTCCCGCCGGTGATGATCTCTTTGCCGTTTAAATTGCTGTTATTTATCCTGGTTGACGGCTGGCATCTGATTATCAAAGCATTGATCGACAGTTTTAGGTAA
- the flhB gene encoding flagellar biosynthesis protein FlhB, producing MACSMTSTGFWKILSNRKRLQSSRKLPVLDLQLFNGEKTEDATPKKKADARKKGQVAKSTEINSAFVILVAFFALKLLGGHMYQELADYMRYAYLSFAVTDFNINLVREIFLHFGIVFFKITLPLMLAILITSLAINFFQVGFNVSFEPIMPKLDKLNPLSGFKRIFSKRALVELFKSLFKVGLIGYFIYRFLAAETGRIPELLGAELSYSITVAVSMILDLVFQISAVMLILAVLDFCYQRWEHSQSLKMSKQEVKDEYKQTEGNPQIKGKIKERQRAMAMRRMMQEVPQADVVVTNPTHFAVALKYDQTMTAPTIIAKGQDLIAKRIKDIAKEHRVTIVENKPLARALYWGAEVGDIVPPELYKSVAEVLAYVYRLKKKLS from the coding sequence ATGGCATGTTCAATGACATCTACCGGATTCTGGAAAATCTTAAGTAACAGAAAGCGACTGCAAAGCAGCCGTAAATTGCCAGTGCTTGACTTACAATTATTTAATGGCGAAAAAACCGAAGACGCCACACCGAAGAAAAAAGCGGATGCCCGCAAAAAGGGGCAGGTAGCCAAAAGTACGGAAATTAACTCGGCGTTTGTGATATTGGTGGCATTTTTCGCGCTTAAGCTGCTTGGCGGGCACATGTATCAGGAACTGGCGGACTATATGCGCTATGCCTATCTTAGTTTTGCGGTGACTGATTTTAACATTAACCTGGTCCGGGAGATTTTTTTGCATTTCGGGATTGTCTTTTTCAAAATTACGTTGCCGTTGATGCTGGCTATTTTAATCACTTCCCTGGCAATCAATTTTTTTCAGGTTGGCTTTAACGTATCGTTTGAGCCGATCATGCCCAAACTGGACAAGCTAAATCCGCTATCGGGCTTTAAACGGATCTTTTCGAAAAGAGCATTGGTGGAGCTGTTCAAATCGTTGTTTAAGGTAGGGCTTATCGGCTATTTTATTTATCGGTTTTTAGCCGCCGAGACCGGACGGATACCGGAGCTGCTCGGCGCTGAGTTGTCTTATTCGATTACTGTGGCAGTTTCCATGATCCTGGATCTGGTTTTTCAGATTAGCGCGGTAATGCTCATTTTGGCTGTGCTGGATTTTTGCTATCAGCGCTGGGAGCATAGTCAAAGTCTGAAAATGAGTAAACAGGAAGTAAAAGATGAGTATAAACAAACCGAAGGCAATCCGCAGATTAAAGGGAAAATTAAAGAACGGCAGCGGGCGATGGCGATGCGGCGAATGATGCAGGAGGTTCCCCAAGCCGATGTTGTTGTGACAAATCCCACCCACTTTGCCGTCGCCCTGAAATACGACCAGACGATGACCGCGCCAACCATTATTGCCAAAGGTCAGGACCTGATCGCTAAACGGATTAAGGATATTGCCAAGGAGCACCGGGTGACGATTGTCGAAAATAAACCGCTGGCCAGAGCTTTATACTGGGGTGCTGAAGTTGGCGATATCGTGCCGCCGGAGCTTTATAAATCGGTTGCTGAAGTATTGGCTTATGTATACCGTCTGAAAAAGAAACTTTCGTAA
- the flhA gene encoding flagellar biosynthesis protein FlhA yields MAAQTTPFGALKKYSDILVALAIITIVVMMIIPLPPFLLDLLLSLNITFALIIVMVAIYNVEPLQFSIFPSLLLITTLFRLALNVSSTRLILLDGYAGEVIMAFGNFVVGGNAVVGFIVFVILIIIQFIVITKGAERVAEVAARFTLDAMPGKQMSIDADLNSGAITDNEARERRKKIQREADFYGAMDGASKFVKGDAIAAIIIIIINIVGGFFIGMVQRNMDVLHALQSYTLLTVGEGLVNQIPALLISTATGIVVTRAASDSNLGQDIIGQIFTNPRVFFIAGGVLVLLGLVPGLPGVPFFTLGAISAAVGYQLYQSARDAVQSEISQIEAQEKEEVRKPENIVALLQIDPMELEIGYSLIPLVDLGQGGDLLDRIVMIRRQCALEMGLVVPTIRIRDNIQLKPNSYMIKLKGIEIAKGELLLDHYLAMNSGTTLEEINGIETVEPAFGLPALWVQDAAREQAELAGYTVVDPVSVLATHLTEVIKAHAAEILGRQETQNLIDSVKQNNPTVVEELTPNLLSVGEIQKVLAGLLRERISIRDMVTIMETLADFAHLTKDTEILGEYVRHALARQISRQYVQNNILTCITVDPQLENTISSSVQRSESGSYVVLEPNLMQAMVGSLNSELPKLTNLGYQPIVLTSPAVRLYFRKLTERVAPGLVVLSYAELEAKVEVQALGMVKTS; encoded by the coding sequence TTGGCTGCACAAACAACGCCTTTTGGAGCCCTCAAAAAATATAGCGACATTCTTGTGGCTCTGGCAATTATCACCATTGTGGTGATGATGATTATCCCGCTTCCGCCATTTTTGCTGGATTTACTGCTGTCGCTGAATATCACATTTGCTTTGATTATTGTCATGGTAGCCATTTATAATGTCGAACCGCTGCAATTCTCCATCTTTCCCTCGCTGTTGCTGATCACGACTTTGTTCCGGTTAGCGCTTAACGTTTCATCGACCAGGCTGATTTTGCTGGATGGCTATGCCGGAGAGGTAATCATGGCGTTTGGCAACTTTGTTGTTGGCGGCAATGCCGTTGTCGGGTTTATTGTATTTGTTATCTTGATTATCATTCAGTTTATTGTGATCACCAAAGGGGCTGAACGGGTCGCTGAGGTTGCCGCCCGGTTTACGCTGGATGCCATGCCTGGCAAACAAATGAGCATTGACGCCGATTTAAATTCCGGGGCAATTACCGATAACGAAGCCAGAGAGCGCCGCAAGAAAATTCAGCGGGAAGCCGATTTTTACGGAGCGATGGATGGCGCCAGCAAGTTTGTTAAAGGGGACGCCATTGCCGCTATCATTATTATTATTATCAATATTGTCGGCGGTTTCTTTATCGGTATGGTGCAACGCAATATGGATGTTCTGCATGCCCTGCAAAGCTATACTCTGCTTACTGTCGGTGAGGGGCTGGTAAATCAGATTCCGGCGCTCTTGATTTCAACGGCGACCGGTATTGTTGTTACCAGGGCGGCATCTGATTCCAATCTGGGCCAGGATATTATCGGCCAGATTTTTACAAATCCGCGGGTATTCTTTATCGCCGGAGGCGTACTGGTCCTGCTTGGTCTGGTTCCCGGCCTGCCCGGCGTCCCGTTTTTTACGCTGGGGGCAATCTCGGCGGCGGTGGGTTATCAGCTGTATCAATCGGCCCGCGATGCTGTTCAGTCCGAAATATCCCAAATAGAAGCGCAGGAAAAGGAAGAGGTCAGAAAGCCTGAGAATATTGTGGCCTTGCTGCAAATTGATCCAATGGAGCTGGAAATCGGTTATAGTTTAATTCCACTGGTCGATTTAGGGCAGGGCGGCGATTTGCTGGACCGTATTGTTATGATTCGCCGTCAATGTGCCCTGGAAATGGGTCTGGTTGTGCCAACCATCCGTATTCGCGATAATATTCAGCTGAAACCGAATTCTTATATGATAAAATTAAAAGGAATAGAAATAGCCAAAGGCGAATTACTACTTGATCATTATTTAGCAATGAATTCAGGCACAACCCTGGAGGAAATCAATGGCATTGAGACCGTTGAGCCGGCATTTGGCTTACCGGCCTTATGGGTGCAGGATGCGGCGCGTGAGCAGGCCGAGCTGGCCGGCTATACCGTTGTTGATCCTGTTTCTGTTCTGGCTACTCATCTTACCGAAGTCATCAAGGCCCATGCCGCTGAGATTCTAGGCCGGCAGGAAACGCAGAACCTGATTGACAGTGTTAAGCAAAATAATCCCACCGTTGTGGAAGAATTAACGCCTAACCTGCTGTCGGTCGGTGAGATTCAAAAAGTGCTGGCCGGGCTGCTCCGGGAGCGCATTTCCATCAGGGATATGGTCACAATTATGGAAACGCTGGCTGATTTCGCCCACCTGACTAAAGATACTGAAATTTTGGGTGAATATGTTCGTCACGCGCTGGCCCGTCAAATATCACGGCAGTATGTTCAGAATAACATCCTGACTTGCATTACGGTTGATCCGCAGCTGGAAAATACCATATCGTCGTCGGTTCAGCGGTCGGAAAGCGGTTCCTATGTCGTTCTGGAACCTAATCTCATGCAAGCTATGGTTGGCAGTTTAAATAGCGAATTGCCTAAATTAACGAATTTAGGCTATCAGCCCATTGTGCTTACCAGTCCTGCAGTGAGGCTTTATTTCCGTAAGCTGACTGAACGGGTTGCCCCTGGTTTGGTTGTGCTTTCGTATGCTGAGCTGGAAGCTAAAGTTGAGGTACAGGCGTTAGGAATGGTGAAAACATCATGA
- a CDS encoding MinD/ParA family protein, giving the protein MHDQAEKLRQLVQTSQGAVGKSSDNGKNNTRVITITSGKGGVGKTNFTVNLAVALARLGQKILVIDADLGAANVDVVLGCTSSYSLLHIIDDQLPIADVIADGPEGIRYLSGGSGIQRLANLDEIQLARLINKIALFDSWADIILIDTGAGVSRNVINFVLAADEVILITTPEPTALTDAYAMLKTYSSYQGTASLKLVVNRVTEIAEGEMVKARLMNAAARFLALSVDSLGVIYEDSNLVRAVKKQQPVLLAYPGTIASRCIKTIAGQLINHRTPAAPQGIKGFFHKVLGFWNR; this is encoded by the coding sequence ATGCATGATCAAGCCGAGAAATTACGACAGTTAGTGCAAACTTCCCAGGGCGCAGTTGGGAAGTCATCAGACAACGGAAAAAACAATACGCGGGTCATTACCATCACCAGTGGTAAAGGCGGAGTCGGCAAGACCAATTTCACGGTCAATCTTGCGGTTGCCCTGGCCAGGCTGGGACAAAAGATTTTAGTTATCGACGCCGATTTAGGCGCGGCAAATGTCGATGTGGTTTTAGGCTGCACTTCCTCTTATAGTTTATTACATATTATAGACGATCAACTGCCCATTGCCGACGTTATTGCTGATGGTCCTGAAGGCATCAGGTACCTGTCCGGCGGGTCGGGCATTCAGCGTTTGGCCAATCTGGATGAGATACAGCTTGCCAGGCTGATCAATAAAATAGCGCTGTTTGACAGTTGGGCGGATATTATTTTAATCGATACCGGCGCCGGCGTCAGCCGTAATGTCATCAATTTTGTGCTGGCCGCCGATGAAGTAATACTGATTACAACACCTGAGCCTACTGCCTTGACAGATGCCTATGCCATGCTCAAAACTTACAGCTCCTATCAGGGGACTGCCTCACTAAAATTAGTGGTGAACAGAGTTACTGAGATTGCGGAGGGTGAAATGGTCAAGGCCAGGCTAATGAATGCGGCAGCCCGTTTTTTGGCGTTGTCGGTCGACAGCCTGGGTGTTATCTATGAAGACAGCAATCTGGTCAGGGCGGTCAAAAAACAACAGCCGGTGCTGCTGGCTTATCCCGGCACAATCGCCTCGCGTTGTATTAAAACGATTGCCGGCCAGCTTATAAATCATCGTACGCCGGCAGCGCCACAAGGAATAAAAGGCTTTTTTCATAAAGTGCTGGGGTTTTGGAACCGGTAA